AAAACTTTATGAACAAagaattttctaaaaaaactaGCAATGAGAATATGACTACAAAACATACAATTGTAGAGTATTCACAGCCCAATTACTCTGATAATGGGTTTGCGATTCCAccaaaaaaacttattgaATCCCTTTGTTGTTGTAAAAAATGCGGATGTGGTCCAGACGTTGATTTAATCAGAATATTTCTATTATCAGCGTAttcaaataattatttgatGTTTGAGAATTATAAGAAATCACAACTAGAgcttaaaagaaatttaaaattagaagagaataaattaaaaaaagaaaacgaAAAGACTAACGAGATAgtagaagatttaaaaaacatacaaATCGAGGAGAcgaaagaaataatagaaGAAGTGAATCTAATAATAAAGGAGGCGAAAGAGAGGGGaaatacaattaaaaatgaaaaaaaagaagtaaAAATCGAAAATGAAATAACCTATGAAATAGAAATGAAAGTAGAAgataaaatagaaataaaaatggaaaataagGTTGAAGAAACGAtagaagaaaagaaaaatgaagaaacagaaataaaagaaatcgAAAATGCATTTGAAGAGACGAAACCAGTCTATTTAGAGGATTTTGGAACTGAAAAAGAGGAATTAGATGAAATTTTAGAGAAAGAAACATTGAAAGGAGAAATTGCTGTTGAAAAATTAGTAAAAGGAGAAAGTGCAGATGAAAAGCTAGTAAAAGGAGAAATTGCAGATGAAAAAATCTTGAAAGAACAAGTTGTAGATGAAAAAATCTTGAAAGAACAAATTGTagaggaaaaaataatgaaagaagaaattgtaGATGAAAAAATGGTAAAAGGGGAAATTATAGATGAAAAAACAatgaaagaagaaattgtaGAGCAAGAATTGGCGCAAGAAGTATTTGTAGAGCAAGAATCAGAAGACGACGAAACGATTCCGTCTAGGCAAATCATAAGGAAAAGTGCTTATAATAGCCTCGTCAGTCAAAATCTAATAAACATGATTCcattgataaataaaaatcaaaggaatagaaaaaatttaaaacaaaatgttGATTTCATATATGACGAGAGTAAAAAGAGGAGGAAAAGTTCTTTCAGATATTATGACGcgtcttttaataatagcTCTTCTATGTATCCATCGACCAATGAATTCGAACTCAACAGTAGtgcaagaaaaaattcaaaatttcaCAAATGCAATTTTTGTGAAacagaattttttagtaagGTTAAACACAATCAACACGTAAAAACACAACATCCCGATGAGCTTCCTTCGATTATTAAGCCTTTTTGTTGTCCCTTTGAAAATTGTCAAAATagctataaaaataaaaatgggATTGAATACCATTTGATTCATAAGCATTCTATTGTAGGTAAAAATCTACAAAAGATGGTTGCTAAGATCACCAACGAAGagtaattaaatttgttatACATGTATCTTAAATTAGTCtattctaatttttaatataaaatacttagtttttttttctacaaGTAAGAAGCTTTCATGTgttctaatttttaattttgttgacATTATCACTGTACCATTTCTGAGTATATctcaataataaaaattttaaatactatAAACTTGGGGTTGTTTCTGATTTTGTTTacatataaacaaattatgtATTCATATTGGGTTGCATTTTGAGTTACt
The genomic region above belongs to Vairimorpha necatrix chromosome 3, complete sequence and contains:
- a CDS encoding zinc finger C2H2 domain-containing protein translates to MTTQNIKKIQKENFMNKEFSKKTSNENMTTKHTIVEYSQPNYSDNGFAIPPKKLIESLCCCKKCGCGPDVDLIRIFLLSAYSNNYLMFENYKKSQLELKRNLKLEENKLKKENEKTNEIVEDLKNIQIEETKEIIEEVNLIIKEAKERGNTIKNEKKEVKIENEITYEIEMKVEDKIEIKMENKVEETIEEKKNEETEIKEIENAFEETKPVYLEDFGTEKEELDEILEKETLKGEIAVEKLVKGESADEKLVKGEIADEKILKEQVVDEKILKEQIVEEKIMKEEIVDEKMVKGEIIDEKTMKEEIVEQELAQEVFVEQESEDDETIPSRQIIRKSAYNSLVSQNLINMIPLINKNQRNRKNLKQNVDFIYDESKKRRKSSFRYYDASFNNSSSMYPSTNEFELNSSARKNSKFHKCNFCETEFFSKVKHNQHVKTQHPDELPSIIKPFCCPFENCQNSYKNKNGIEYHLIHKHSIVGKNLQKMVAKITNEE